AAGGTCAAATTCAAAATTACTTGCTGAATTGACTTTAAACTATGTAAAGTTGAGATGAAAAGTACGCACTTAAAAGTAAGCTAGTTACTAATTAGAAACTATGAAAGCTGAAGCAGAAAAAGATGAAAGGCTGACTTGTGAAGTGGAAACCACTTTAAAAGTAATTGGCGGACGCTGGAAAGTGCTGATTATTAGAGAATTATTGTCTGGTGTAAAACGGTTTGGGGAATTGCAGCGAGCCTTACCTGGAATTACACAAAAAATGCTGACTCAACAACTACGAGAAATGGAAGAAGATGGGATTATACACCGACAAGTCTATGCACAAATCCCCCCAAAGGTAGAATATTCTTTAACACCTTTGGGGGTAAGTTTACAGCCTATTCTTCATGCCATGCACGAATGGGCGGTTAAGCATTATTATCAAACAAATATTAACCAAAAAAGTCAAGTTGAACCTATTTAGTTAGTTTGTAAATATTCGATTGCTGCTTCTAATTTAGAAGGGTAACTTTCAGCAAATCTTTCAAACCAAAGCCCTTCAGGAGAAAAGGGATCTAATTTTTCTAACCAATCTTTTGCTTGCTGTTTTAAAGCCTCTTTTTGTTTGGCTTTTATTTGCTCTTGTCGCAGTCTTTCTTGTTCTAGTTCTTGCTGTTTTTTCAATTCAAGCTCTGTATCTTGAGCAGCAAAATCCGCCTGAACTTCTGACAACAAATTATCTATTAAAGATAATGACTTGGGTTCAGGTGGGCTAAGTGATTGAAAAATATTTTGTTTTGGTATTTGCTGTTGTGTTTGTTCGTTCTCAGATTCAGCTTTGATTTGAGATAACAGCTTGTCTAGAGCGTCCATAGCTAATCATTAATGGCATTAAGTAGCACTTCCGAAAGACTTAAATCTTCCATATCTTCCATTGTAATAGTGTCACAGATATCAAACTTCGCACCTGCGCCTTGCAAGTCATCGTCTAAAGCTTTGAGGAAGCGGGTAGCTTGAGCATCTGTGCCAACTTGAATGAAAGAAATGGCTAATTCTTCATCTTTATCTAAGCGGCGAGAAACTTCGATAATGAGCCTCATTACCGCTTTGCGATCGTCTGGCTCACCATCAGTAACTACTAGAATTGTCTCACCACTGGGCTTATTTTTACCAGCAGCTTTGCGTTGAAAATAATCATCTGTTGCGTGTTTTAACACAGCTGCTAAATCGGTAGTTCCAGAAGGATCATTTTCCTGAAAAATCTGAGTAACTTTAGCTGATGTGACATTTTCATAGCGTTTGAATCTGCCAGAAAAAACATATACAGTAATGCCATCTGGATCAAATTGTTCGCACTTGCTAGCTAAAGCTAAGGTAGATTCTTGTGCAGTTACCCATCTATTACGTCCACCCTTTTGATCAGGGGTAGCCATACTGCCACTCTTATCAATGATAAGGGTATAATCACGATTTTCTAACATGATATTAATTCAACCAATAACTAAATAATTAATCACTAATTGCATTCATTAGTACATCTGCAAGACTCATTTCCTCCAAATCATCCAATGTGACAGTATCGCAGATATCAAATTTAGCACCAACACTTTGTAACTGGTCGTCTAAGGCTTTGAGGAACTTGGTAGCTTGAGCATCTGAACCAACTTGAATGATAGAAATAGCCAATTCTTCATCTCGTTCCATCTGGCGAGTTGCATGAATGATGGTTTCAAATACCGCTTTGCGATCGTCTGGTTCGCCATCAGTTATGACTAAAATTGTTTCACCATTGGGTTTAGTCTTCCCCGCCGCTTTGCGTTGAAAGTAATTATTCAAAGCATCTTGCAAGACACCTGCTAAGTTTGTTGTCCCAGCCGGGTCATTTTCTAAAAATATCTGGGCGACTTTAGCTGAGGTAACATCGTCATAACGTTTAAATCTGCCAGAAAATAAATATACAGTAATCCCATCTGGGTCAAACTGTTCAGCTTTTCTAGCTAAAGCCAAGGTTGACTCTTGGGCTATTTCCCATCTGCTTCTACCACCAACTTGATCGGGAGTAGACATACTACCGCTTTTGTCGATGATTAGAGTGTAGTCGCGATCGCTCATCATAATTTTCCTTAAATCACTACCCTGTGGTTCTAGTCTAGTTCACAGGTCTTATGTCTACGCAAAGTTTTTAAGCTTTTGTATCAATCTTGCTATTTAGGTGTTTTTAAATAACAGGGCTGTAATGTTGATAGGAGTATGAAGATGTTCTTCAGACACTGAAGCTTGCAGTTGAGCGATGGGATAAAATTGTAAAGAAATGTTAATAGTTCACTCCTATGAATTGGTTTTTGTCCGTGCTAGGACTTTTCACTGCACTACTGATACTCCTACTGGCGTTATATTTAATAACTGCTAGGCGTTATCAATCATCTAAGTCCGTAGCCAATTCCTATGACCAGTGGACTGAAGACGGTATTTTAGAGTTCTATTGGGGTGAACACATCCACTTAGGTCATTATGGTTCACCACCGCAAAAAAAGGATTTCCTCGCAGCTAAATCGGATTTTGTGCATGAAATGGTGCGTTGGGGCGGCTTAGATAAATTACCCCCAGGAACCACCGTCTTAGATGTTGGCTGTGGAATTGGCGGTAGTAGCCGTATATTGGCAAGGGATTATGGGTTTGCCGTCACAGGTATTACAATTAGTCCCCAACAAGTCCAACGCGCCCAGCAGTTAACGCCTGATGGACTAAACGCGCAGTTTCTTGTAGATGATGCAATGGCGCTGTCTTTCCCAGATGCTAGTTTTGATGTAGTTTGGTCAATTGAAGCTGGCCCACACATGCCAGATAAAGCCATCTTTGCCAAAGAATTGATGCGGGTGCTAAAACCCGGTGGCATCATGGTTTTAGCCGATTGGAACCAAAGAGACGATCGCCAAAAACCGCTCAATTTTTGGGAGAAGCCCGTCATGCAGCAATTACTAGACCAGTGGTCGCATCCCGCTTTTTCCAGTATCGAAGGTTTTTCCGAGCTTTTGGTAGAGACTGGCTTAGTAGAAGGGGAAGTAATAACAGCAGACTGGACACAACAAACCCTTCCTTCTTGGCTAGATTCCATCTGGCAAGGAATAGTTAGACCACAGGGATTAATACTTTTTG
Above is a genomic segment from Nostoc sp. MS1 containing:
- a CDS encoding winged helix-turn-helix transcriptional regulator, whose protein sequence is MKAEAEKDERLTCEVETTLKVIGGRWKVLIIRELLSGVKRFGELQRALPGITQKMLTQQLREMEEDGIIHRQVYAQIPPKVEYSLTPLGVSLQPILHAMHEWAVKHYYQTNINQKSQVEPI
- a CDS encoding salt stress protein, Slr1339 family is translated as MDALDKLLSQIKAESENEQTQQQIPKQNIFQSLSPPEPKSLSLIDNLLSEVQADFAAQDTELELKKQQELEQERLRQEQIKAKQKEALKQQAKDWLEKLDPFSPEGLWFERFAESYPSKLEAAIEYLQTN
- a CDS encoding vWA domain-containing protein, whose protein sequence is MLENRDYTLIIDKSGSMATPDQKGGRNRWVTAQESTLALASKCEQFDPDGITVYVFSGRFKRYENVTSAKVTQIFQENDPSGTTDLAAVLKHATDDYFQRKAAGKNKPSGETILVVTDGEPDDRKAVMRLIIEVSRRLDKDEELAISFIQVGTDAQATRFLKALDDDLQGAGAKFDICDTITMEDMEDLSLSEVLLNAIND
- a CDS encoding vWA domain-containing protein; translation: MMSDRDYTLIIDKSGSMSTPDQVGGRSRWEIAQESTLALARKAEQFDPDGITVYLFSGRFKRYDDVTSAKVAQIFLENDPAGTTNLAGVLQDALNNYFQRKAAGKTKPNGETILVITDGEPDDRKAVFETIIHATRQMERDEELAISIIQVGSDAQATKFLKALDDQLQSVGAKFDICDTVTLDDLEEMSLADVLMNAISD
- a CDS encoding methyltransferase domain-containing protein, with product MNWFLSVLGLFTALLILLLALYLITARRYQSSKSVANSYDQWTEDGILEFYWGEHIHLGHYGSPPQKKDFLAAKSDFVHEMVRWGGLDKLPPGTTVLDVGCGIGGSSRILARDYGFAVTGITISPQQVQRAQQLTPDGLNAQFLVDDAMALSFPDASFDVVWSIEAGPHMPDKAIFAKELMRVLKPGGIMVLADWNQRDDRQKPLNFWEKPVMQQLLDQWSHPAFSSIEGFSELLVETGLVEGEVITADWTQQTLPSWLDSIWQGIVRPQGLILFGLAGFIKSLREVPTLLLMRLAFGTGLCRFGMFRAVRNNSQPQSTQDVTFNTAQV